A region from the Cryptosporangium arvum DSM 44712 genome encodes:
- a CDS encoding TetR/AcrR family transcriptional regulator yields the protein MGLRERKKAETRERIADVAAGLFAARGYDEVSVVDVARAAEVSDQTIYNYFPTKQDLVLDRAEEIRERYGRVVRERATGTSPAAALRPLVLEDIDRLRLEPPELARGEFPAQCLVSPVLRRFALEERERQADAITASLAATDPEVPTIVARAHAAALVSVVQTITDAIGAAVLASDRSDPLVARLIHDATDALDDLDRTFRSVTTARTGNA from the coding sequence GTGGGACTTCGGGAACGCAAGAAAGCTGAGACGCGCGAGCGCATCGCCGACGTCGCCGCCGGCCTGTTCGCGGCGCGCGGCTACGACGAGGTGTCGGTCGTCGACGTGGCTCGGGCCGCGGAGGTGTCCGACCAGACGATCTACAACTACTTCCCGACGAAGCAGGACCTCGTTCTCGACCGCGCCGAGGAGATCCGGGAGCGCTACGGCCGCGTCGTGCGCGAGCGGGCCACCGGCACGAGCCCGGCCGCCGCTCTCCGCCCGCTCGTCCTGGAGGACATCGACCGGCTCCGGCTCGAGCCCCCGGAACTCGCGCGTGGGGAGTTCCCGGCGCAGTGCCTGGTCAGCCCGGTGCTCCGGCGGTTCGCGCTGGAGGAACGGGAACGACAGGCCGACGCCATCACCGCGTCGCTCGCCGCCACCGACCCCGAGGTGCCCACGATCGTGGCCCGGGCCCACGCCGCCGCTCTGGTCTCGGTCGTCCAGACGATCACCGACGCGATCGGTGCGGCCGTGCTCGCGTCGGACCGCTCCGACCCCCTCGTCGCACGCCTGATCCACGACGCCACCGATGCGCTCGACGACCTCGACCGCACCTTCCGCTCCGTCACCACCGCACGGACAGGAAACGCCTGA
- a CDS encoding DUF1761 domain-containing protein: MSLAFDVNWLAVLIATVACTVLGGLYFGLAVSRPYAAAMGRVGQPAWRPPASALAGQTVATLLVVITSAVLLRTLDVREVGTALLFGLVVGVGYLAAMVLNIAINPNFPHPFRYALLNAPYFLACSLLTSTVIALLA, from the coding sequence GTGTCCCTCGCTTTCGACGTCAACTGGCTCGCCGTCCTCATCGCGACCGTGGCCTGCACGGTCCTCGGCGGCCTCTACTTCGGCCTCGCCGTGTCGCGCCCGTACGCCGCGGCGATGGGTCGGGTCGGCCAGCCGGCCTGGAGGCCCCCGGCGTCCGCGCTCGCCGGTCAGACGGTGGCGACGCTGCTCGTCGTGATCACCAGCGCCGTGCTGCTGCGCACGCTCGACGTCCGCGAGGTCGGCACCGCGCTGCTGTTCGGCCTCGTCGTCGGCGTCGGTTACCTGGCCGCGATGGTGCTCAACATCGCGATCAACCCGAACTTCCCCCACCCGTTCCGCTACGCCCTGCTCAACGCCCCGTACTTCCTCGCCTGCAGCCTGCTCACCAGCACGGTGATCGCCCTGCTGGCCTAG
- a CDS encoding DUF3291 domain-containing protein — MTSAHRLAHFNVARLRAPLTDPVMSEFVAGLDAMNALADASPGFVWRLAEGPEGDATTVRPLDPDVIVTMSVWDSVEALRTFSYRSAHLDYLRRRRDWFRPHDLPASLVLWWVPAGHLPTVEEACERLALVAGGASPKAFTFREPFPPP; from the coding sequence ATGACGAGCGCACACCGTCTGGCCCACTTCAACGTCGCCCGCCTCCGCGCCCCGCTGACCGACCCCGTGATGTCCGAGTTCGTCGCCGGCCTCGACGCGATGAACGCGCTCGCCGACGCGTCGCCCGGCTTCGTCTGGCGGCTGGCCGAAGGCCCCGAGGGCGACGCGACGACCGTGCGACCGCTCGATCCGGACGTGATCGTGACGATGTCGGTCTGGGACTCGGTCGAGGCGCTGCGCACGTTCTCGTACCGCAGCGCCCACCTCGACTACCTGCGCCGCCGCCGCGACTGGTTCCGGCCGCACGACTTGCCGGCGTCGCTGGTGCTGTGGTGGGTGCCCGCCGGCCACCTCCCCACGGTGGAGGAGGCGTGCGAACGCCTCGCACTGGTGGCCGGAGGGGCGTCCCCCAAGGCCTTCACGTTCCGCGAGCCGTTCCCGCCCCCCTAG
- a CDS encoding winged helix-turn-helix transcriptional regulator encodes MDGPDAGLDALTALTDATRRAAYEAVLAAGARPLGRDEIAELLGVGRTLAAFHLDKLVDAGLLEVSYGRRNGRSGPGAGRPAKLYRVSATEHAVSAPPRDYRTAAELLAESVERSGADTALFEVAREHGRRASSGGDVRARLTAHGYVPEETPTGFRLNNCPFHRLAEQFPPLVCGMNLALISGLLDGTDWTARMDAAPGRCCVVVSKNNSD; translated from the coding sequence CTGGACGGACCCGACGCCGGTCTGGACGCGCTGACCGCGCTGACCGACGCGACCCGGCGCGCGGCCTACGAGGCGGTGCTGGCGGCCGGGGCCCGGCCGCTCGGGCGCGACGAGATCGCCGAGCTCCTCGGCGTCGGGCGCACGCTTGCGGCGTTCCACCTCGACAAACTCGTCGACGCCGGGTTGCTCGAGGTGTCCTACGGCCGCCGCAACGGGCGCTCGGGCCCGGGCGCCGGCCGACCGGCGAAGCTGTACCGGGTGTCGGCCACCGAGCACGCGGTGAGCGCACCTCCCCGGGACTACCGGACGGCCGCCGAGCTGCTGGCCGAGTCGGTGGAGCGCAGCGGGGCCGACACCGCGCTCTTCGAGGTGGCCCGCGAACACGGCCGCCGGGCGTCGTCCGGTGGGGACGTCCGCGCCCGGCTGACCGCCCACGGCTACGTGCCGGAGGAGACGCCCACCGGGTTCCGGCTGAACAACTGCCCGTTCCACCGGCTGGCCGAACAGTTCCCGCCGCTGGTGTGCGGCATGAACCTGGCGCTGATCTCCGGCCTGCTCGACGGAACCGACTGGACGGCGCGAATGGACGCCGCTCCCGGCCGCTGCTGCGTCGTCGTTTCTAAAAACAATTCTGATTGA
- a CDS encoding carbonic anhydrase translates to MGPVASSPWSRLLQGNARWVEGRSTADADRGAARRAAISRAQNPFALVLGCSDSRVPAEILFDQGLGDLFVVRTAGHALDSAVIGSVEFAVEVLRVSLIVVLGHEECGAVSAASRIVDEGQVPPGYIRDIAERITPNVLRARHAGAVNTTDVSALHAAYTIEQLCQRSPLVDVAVWRGTIAAVPALYSLDSGIVTEVRPRTAYVAMPDEVYATHI, encoded by the coding sequence ATCGGACCGGTGGCCTCGTCCCCATGGTCCCGGCTGCTGCAGGGCAACGCCCGGTGGGTCGAAGGCCGGAGCACGGCCGACGCCGACCGCGGGGCAGCCCGCCGCGCCGCGATCAGCCGCGCACAGAATCCGTTCGCGCTGGTGCTGGGCTGCTCGGACTCCCGGGTGCCGGCCGAGATCCTCTTCGACCAGGGGCTCGGCGACCTGTTCGTCGTCCGGACCGCGGGGCACGCGCTGGACTCGGCCGTCATCGGGTCGGTCGAGTTCGCGGTCGAGGTGCTGCGGGTGTCGCTGATCGTCGTGCTCGGCCACGAGGAGTGCGGCGCGGTCTCCGCGGCGAGCCGGATCGTCGACGAGGGACAGGTGCCGCCCGGCTACATCCGCGACATCGCCGAGCGCATCACCCCCAACGTGCTCCGCGCGCGGCACGCCGGAGCGGTGAACACGACCGACGTCAGCGCGCTGCACGCGGCCTACACGATCGAGCAGCTGTGCCAGCGTTCCCCGCTGGTGGACGTGGCCGTGTGGCGCGGCACGATCGCCGCGGTGCCCGCGCTGTACAGCTTGGACAGCGGGATCGTGACCGAGGTGCGGCCGCGGACCGCGTACGTCGCGATGCCGGACGAGGTGTACGCGACGCACATCTAG